One genomic region from Argentina anserina chromosome 2, drPotAnse1.1, whole genome shotgun sequence encodes:
- the LOC126782724 gene encoding putative E3 ubiquitin-protein ligase RF298 isoform X2: MVNSGGTGSNQGMSSEKRREKIKPIALCVTKRKPAEASPVSVSKHVSEVAPEISRKRSEPEAIEVTMVQPKEEVEAGAIEGRDWDDPIACQLEKLLVSYLQAIFQSAIKRITESGYSEEVAVKAVSRGGLYIGGKDSVLNIVNDTLEFLKGGKDTDASRENEFDNLQHLVEYTMVEMISVLREVRPSLSVAEAMWWLLICDLNILLACTMEGDLSSVLAFEEASTESFADSFSSELKSEATTETSHLNPSEENSSKPSLPKSQSQPSFSETDKYGSVPNSANPETPEGKEESLSSMLDSLERSLGPIRDYVLSSSQKSASEEKSGAIRKVRTKAELAALRKRSLQMERNYRAYRSKGGFKSGKLAAFGSFVMEKRSKPPSDHPGLHTKDSSSKVTVPGGTSNPSALPAGGGSSTVPSKGTTSSVSSVDTKQKQNSDSEEKSETETPVCTSVPCKTINYCAGIPYDKTLGKYVPQDRKDELILELVPRLQKLQNELQSWTNWANEKVMQVSRRLGKERPELKALRQEKEEAGKFEKEKQMLDENTMKRLSEMEYALNNTSSQVEIANSTISKLQVNNSTLKKQLSSAKIMVMESAANLQEALEREKKALKNVQVWEGQKGSLQEELVTKKNKVAALQQDLGKAKNVLHQIEARWKREITEKETIVAQADTMRNEREQREALTLVEETKIKHKAENDLQKYMEKIKLLESKLSEFQINSDSRRVAALRRDAAGSFGDCLSDKKIVTATKGKGNQSSTASKKLTNSDGTKSLRQDRECVMCLSEEMSVVFLPCAHQVVCEKCNELHLKQGMKDCPSCRAVIQRRIKVQYARP; this comes from the exons ATGGTCAATAGTGGTGGTACTGGCAGCAACCAAGGGATGTCTTCAGAGAAGAGACGAGAGAAAATTAAACCAATAGCTCTTTGTGTTACAAAGAGAAAGCCTGCTGAAGCTTCTCCAGTTAGTGTAAGTAAACATGTGAGTGAAGTAGCTCCGGAGATATCTAGAAAACGGAGTGAACCTGAAGCGATAGAGGTTACCATGGTTCAGCCTAAGGAAGAAGTGGAAGCGGGAGCCATTGAAGGTAGAGATTGGGATGATCCCATTGCATGTCAGCTTGAAAAACTATTGGTGTCTTATTTGCAAGCGATTTTTCAGAGTGCAATCAAGCGGATTACTGAATCTGGGTACAGTGAGGAGGTTGCTGTGAAGGCTGTATCTAGAGGCGGCCTTTACATAGGTGGTAAAGACTCTGTACTGAACATTGTAAATGATACTCTGGAATTTCTTAAGGGAGGGAAGGATACCGATGCTTCAAgagaaaatgaatttgataATTTACAGCACTTGGTGGAGTACACAATGGTAGAAATGATCAGTGTGCTTAGGGAGGTCAGACCATCCTTATCAGTTGCGGAAGCAATGTGGTGGTTATTGATATGTGACCTCAACATTTTGCTTGCCTGTACAATGGAAGGAGATCTGTCTAGTGTTCTTGCTTTTGAAGAAGCCTCAACAGAGAGCTTTGCTGATTCCTTCTCTTCCGAATTAAAATCAGAGGCAACTACTGAAACAAGCCATCTTAATCCGAGCGAAGAAAATTCCTCCAAGCCATCACTTCCTAAGTCTCAAAGCCAGCCATCTTTTTCTGAAACAGATAAGTATGGAAGTGTCCCAAACTCTGCCAACCCTGAAACGCCAGAGGGCAAGGAAGAGAGTTTGTCATCTATGTTAGATAGTTTGGAGAGAAGCTTAGGACCCATAAGGGATTATGTCCTTTCTTCATCTCAAAAATCTGCCTCTGAAGAAAAATCAGGAGCTATAAGAAAGGTGAGAACCAAGGCAGAATTAGCAGCACTTCGGAAGAGATCCTTGCAGATGGAGAGAAATTACAGGGCTTATAGGTCAAAAGGAGGCTTCAAATCGGGGAAGCTTGCTGCATTTGGTAGTTTTGTTATGGAAAAGAGGTCGAAGCCTCCATCTGATCATCCTGGACTGCACACAAAAGATTCCTCCTCAAAGGTAACTGTTCCAGGTGGAACCAGTAATCCATCTGCTTTACCTGCAGGAGGTGGCTCGTCAACAGTACCTTCAAAAGGTACCACATCTTCAGTGTCTTCTGTGGATACAAAACAGAAGCAGAACTCTGATTCTGAAGAAAAATCTGAAACTGAGACTCCAGTTTGCACCTCTGTTCCCTGCAAGACTATTAATTACTGTGCTGGCATCCCATATGATAAGACTTTAGGGAAGTATGTCCCGCAAGATAGGAAGGATGAGCTGATTTTAGAGCTAGTTCCCCGGCTGCAGAAGCTGCAGAATGAGCTACAAAGTTGGACAAACTGGGCAAATGAGAAGGTTATGCAGGTTTCTCGTAGACTTGGCAAAGAACGACCTGAACTCAAAGCACTGAGgcaagagaaagaagaagcagGGAAATTTGAAAAGGAGAAACAAATGCTGGACGAGAATACCATGAAGAGGCTGTCTGAGATGGAGTATGCATTGAATAATACCTCCAGCCAGGTTGAGATCGCTAACTCAACAATCTCTAAGCTTCAGGTGAACAATTCCACTCTCAAAAAGCAGTTGAGTTCTGCCAAAATAATGGTTATGGAATCAGCTGCTAATCTTCAGGAAGCATTAGAGAGGGAGAAGAAAGCACTGAAAAATGTCCAGGTATGGGAGGGGCAGAAAGGTTCATTGCAGGAGGAGCTTGTAACAAAAAAGAACAAGGTGGCTGCACTGCAACAGGATTTAGGCAAGGCGAAAaatgttcttcatcaaattgaG GCCAGGTGGAAGCGGGAGATAACAGAAAAGGAAACAATTGTTGCACAGGCTGACACcatgagaaatgaaagagaacAACGTGAAGCTTTGACATTAGTGGAGGAGACCAAGATCAAACACAAGGCAGAAAACGATTTGCAGAAGTACATGGAAAAGATCAAATTACTTGAGAGCAAGTTATCTGAATTTCAAATAAACTCCGACTCCAGAAGAGTAGCAGCGTTAAGAAGGGATGCTGCTGGAAGCTTTGGGGATTGCCTGTCAGACAAAAAAATTGTGACGGCTACCAAGGGCAAGGGAAACCAAAGTTCTACTGCCTCTAAGAAGTTGACAAATTCCGATGGGACTAAAAGTTTGAGACAGGACCGGGAGTGTGTGATGTGCCTATCTGAGGAGATGTCAGTGGTATTCCTCCCGTGCGCACATCAGGTGGTCTGTGAAAAATGCAATGAGCTGCATCTGAAACAAGGAATGAAGGACTGTCCTTCATGCAGGGCTGTGATTCAGCGCAGGATCAAAGTGCAGTATGCACGTCCATAG
- the LOC126783640 gene encoding methyl-CpG-binding domain-containing protein 4-like: MKAAQETPKSSSKKPYSGQSSIDVLAAQCEKCHKWRVIQSEDEFEDIRSKLSEEPFYCNRRPGVSCEDPADIEYDSSRTWVVDKPNMKKTPEGFKRHLVLRKDYSKLDTYYITPEGKKLRSQNEIATILKGNPKYNGISPSDFDFGSPKVMEDTIPVDVPKKVPGSSNKKLKTTKD; the protein is encoded by the exons ATGAAGGCCGCTCAGGAAACCCCAAAATCGTCGTCCAAG AAACCATACTCAGGGCAAAGCTCCATTGATGTATTAGCTGCACAGTGTGAGAAATGCCACAAATGGAGGGTGATTCAATCTGAAGATGAGTTTGAAGACATCAGAAGCAAGCTCAGTGAGGAACCATTCTACTGTAACAGAAGACCTGGTGTGTCTTGTGAAGATCCTGCTGATATTGAGTACGATTCTTCTAGGACATGGGTTGTTGACAAGCCTAACATGAAGAAGACACCAGAAGGGTTTAAGAGGCATTTGGTGCTTAGAAAAGACTATTCCAAACTGGATACTTATTACATTACACCTGAGGGGAAAAAACTGAGATCCCAAAATGAAATTGCCACAATCTTGAAAGGCAATCCCAAGTACAATGGCATATCCCCTTCAGATTTCGACTTTGGAAGCCCAAAGGTTATGGAAGACACTATTCCTGTGGATGTTCCCAAGAAGGTTCCAGGTAGCAGCAACAAAAAACTTAAAACAACAAAGGACTAG
- the LOC126782724 gene encoding putative E3 ubiquitin-protein ligase RF298 isoform X1 yields MCCGSRIAFVICYFGQVHINISVLFDIDRSGKDIVGFVLVVHRIEKMVNSGGTGSNQGMSSEKRREKIKPIALCVTKRKPAEASPVSVSKHVSEVAPEISRKRSEPEAIEVTMVQPKEEVEAGAIEGRDWDDPIACQLEKLLVSYLQAIFQSAIKRITESGYSEEVAVKAVSRGGLYIGGKDSVLNIVNDTLEFLKGGKDTDASRENEFDNLQHLVEYTMVEMISVLREVRPSLSVAEAMWWLLICDLNILLACTMEGDLSSVLAFEEASTESFADSFSSELKSEATTETSHLNPSEENSSKPSLPKSQSQPSFSETDKYGSVPNSANPETPEGKEESLSSMLDSLERSLGPIRDYVLSSSQKSASEEKSGAIRKVRTKAELAALRKRSLQMERNYRAYRSKGGFKSGKLAAFGSFVMEKRSKPPSDHPGLHTKDSSSKVTVPGGTSNPSALPAGGGSSTVPSKGTTSSVSSVDTKQKQNSDSEEKSETETPVCTSVPCKTINYCAGIPYDKTLGKYVPQDRKDELILELVPRLQKLQNELQSWTNWANEKVMQVSRRLGKERPELKALRQEKEEAGKFEKEKQMLDENTMKRLSEMEYALNNTSSQVEIANSTISKLQVNNSTLKKQLSSAKIMVMESAANLQEALEREKKALKNVQVWEGQKGSLQEELVTKKNKVAALQQDLGKAKNVLHQIEARWKREITEKETIVAQADTMRNEREQREALTLVEETKIKHKAENDLQKYMEKIKLLESKLSEFQINSDSRRVAALRRDAAGSFGDCLSDKKIVTATKGKGNQSSTASKKLTNSDGTKSLRQDRECVMCLSEEMSVVFLPCAHQVVCEKCNELHLKQGMKDCPSCRAVIQRRIKVQYARP; encoded by the exons ATGTGTTGTGGAAGTCGAATTGcctttgttatttgttattttggtcAAGTTCACATTAATATCAGTGTTCTTTTTGATATAGATCGTAGTGGTAAAGATATTGTGGGGTTTGTTCTGGTTGTTCATAGGATAGAGAAAATGGTCAATAGTGGTGGTACTGGCAGCAACCAAGGGATGTCTTCAGAGAAGAGACGAGAGAAAATTAAACCAATAGCTCTTTGTGTTACAAAGAGAAAGCCTGCTGAAGCTTCTCCAGTTAGTGTAAGTAAACATGTGAGTGAAGTAGCTCCGGAGATATCTAGAAAACGGAGTGAACCTGAAGCGATAGAGGTTACCATGGTTCAGCCTAAGGAAGAAGTGGAAGCGGGAGCCATTGAAGGTAGAGATTGGGATGATCCCATTGCATGTCAGCTTGAAAAACTATTGGTGTCTTATTTGCAAGCGATTTTTCAGAGTGCAATCAAGCGGATTACTGAATCTGGGTACAGTGAGGAGGTTGCTGTGAAGGCTGTATCTAGAGGCGGCCTTTACATAGGTGGTAAAGACTCTGTACTGAACATTGTAAATGATACTCTGGAATTTCTTAAGGGAGGGAAGGATACCGATGCTTCAAgagaaaatgaatttgataATTTACAGCACTTGGTGGAGTACACAATGGTAGAAATGATCAGTGTGCTTAGGGAGGTCAGACCATCCTTATCAGTTGCGGAAGCAATGTGGTGGTTATTGATATGTGACCTCAACATTTTGCTTGCCTGTACAATGGAAGGAGATCTGTCTAGTGTTCTTGCTTTTGAAGAAGCCTCAACAGAGAGCTTTGCTGATTCCTTCTCTTCCGAATTAAAATCAGAGGCAACTACTGAAACAAGCCATCTTAATCCGAGCGAAGAAAATTCCTCCAAGCCATCACTTCCTAAGTCTCAAAGCCAGCCATCTTTTTCTGAAACAGATAAGTATGGAAGTGTCCCAAACTCTGCCAACCCTGAAACGCCAGAGGGCAAGGAAGAGAGTTTGTCATCTATGTTAGATAGTTTGGAGAGAAGCTTAGGACCCATAAGGGATTATGTCCTTTCTTCATCTCAAAAATCTGCCTCTGAAGAAAAATCAGGAGCTATAAGAAAGGTGAGAACCAAGGCAGAATTAGCAGCACTTCGGAAGAGATCCTTGCAGATGGAGAGAAATTACAGGGCTTATAGGTCAAAAGGAGGCTTCAAATCGGGGAAGCTTGCTGCATTTGGTAGTTTTGTTATGGAAAAGAGGTCGAAGCCTCCATCTGATCATCCTGGACTGCACACAAAAGATTCCTCCTCAAAGGTAACTGTTCCAGGTGGAACCAGTAATCCATCTGCTTTACCTGCAGGAGGTGGCTCGTCAACAGTACCTTCAAAAGGTACCACATCTTCAGTGTCTTCTGTGGATACAAAACAGAAGCAGAACTCTGATTCTGAAGAAAAATCTGAAACTGAGACTCCAGTTTGCACCTCTGTTCCCTGCAAGACTATTAATTACTGTGCTGGCATCCCATATGATAAGACTTTAGGGAAGTATGTCCCGCAAGATAGGAAGGATGAGCTGATTTTAGAGCTAGTTCCCCGGCTGCAGAAGCTGCAGAATGAGCTACAAAGTTGGACAAACTGGGCAAATGAGAAGGTTATGCAGGTTTCTCGTAGACTTGGCAAAGAACGACCTGAACTCAAAGCACTGAGgcaagagaaagaagaagcagGGAAATTTGAAAAGGAGAAACAAATGCTGGACGAGAATACCATGAAGAGGCTGTCTGAGATGGAGTATGCATTGAATAATACCTCCAGCCAGGTTGAGATCGCTAACTCAACAATCTCTAAGCTTCAGGTGAACAATTCCACTCTCAAAAAGCAGTTGAGTTCTGCCAAAATAATGGTTATGGAATCAGCTGCTAATCTTCAGGAAGCATTAGAGAGGGAGAAGAAAGCACTGAAAAATGTCCAGGTATGGGAGGGGCAGAAAGGTTCATTGCAGGAGGAGCTTGTAACAAAAAAGAACAAGGTGGCTGCACTGCAACAGGATTTAGGCAAGGCGAAAaatgttcttcatcaaattgaG GCCAGGTGGAAGCGGGAGATAACAGAAAAGGAAACAATTGTTGCACAGGCTGACACcatgagaaatgaaagagaacAACGTGAAGCTTTGACATTAGTGGAGGAGACCAAGATCAAACACAAGGCAGAAAACGATTTGCAGAAGTACATGGAAAAGATCAAATTACTTGAGAGCAAGTTATCTGAATTTCAAATAAACTCCGACTCCAGAAGAGTAGCAGCGTTAAGAAGGGATGCTGCTGGAAGCTTTGGGGATTGCCTGTCAGACAAAAAAATTGTGACGGCTACCAAGGGCAAGGGAAACCAAAGTTCTACTGCCTCTAAGAAGTTGACAAATTCCGATGGGACTAAAAGTTTGAGACAGGACCGGGAGTGTGTGATGTGCCTATCTGAGGAGATGTCAGTGGTATTCCTCCCGTGCGCACATCAGGTGGTCTGTGAAAAATGCAATGAGCTGCATCTGAAACAAGGAATGAAGGACTGTCCTTCATGCAGGGCTGTGATTCAGCGCAGGATCAAAGTGCAGTATGCACGTCCATAG